One window of the Bacteroidales bacterium genome contains the following:
- a CDS encoding threonylcarbamoyl-AMP synthase — MQENINQAVKILKSGGIILYPTDTIWGIGCDATNPEAVSKIYQLKQREDSKSMLVLIDQPRRIPSYISEMPEIAWDLIELADKPLTIIYPKAKNLAPNLIAPDGSIGIRVVNHEFCKKLIGRFGRPIVSTSANISGKPSPSSFNNIDKEIKEKVDFIVSQEFDNPVSDKPSGIIKLGLKGEIKIIRE, encoded by the coding sequence ATGCAAGAAAATATCAATCAGGCTGTTAAAATTCTTAAATCGGGAGGTATTATTCTTTACCCAACTGATACGATTTGGGGCATTGGCTGCGATGCAACCAACCCCGAAGCAGTTTCAAAAATCTATCAGCTAAAGCAACGTGAGGATTCAAAGAGCATGCTTGTCCTTATCGACCAACCCAGGCGAATTCCTTCATATATATCAGAAATGCCTGAAATTGCTTGGGATTTAATTGAACTTGCAGATAAACCACTAACAATTATCTACCCGAAAGCAAAGAATTTGGCTCCAAACCTAATTGCACCCGATGGTTCAATTGGAATACGTGTAGTTAACCATGAGTTTTGCAAAAAACTAATTGGGCGTTTTGGGAGGCCCATTGTTTCTACATCAGCAAATATATCGGGTAAACCATCCCCCTCTTCATTCAATAATATTGATAAAGAAATTAAGGAAAAAGTTGACTTTATTGTTTCCCAGGAATTTGACAATCCCGTTTCCGATAAGCCATCTGGAATTATTAAACTTGGACTAAAAGGCGAGATTAAAATAATAAGAGAATAA
- a CDS encoding pyridoxal-phosphate dependent enzyme, whose protein sequence is MSTQTPSIENVVKAYEIVKKYANRTPIHQSHSVNSILNTNLFLKCENFQKVGAFKFRGASNAVFSLSDEEAKFGVTTHSSGNHAAALALAASMRGIPSFIVMPENAPSIKKKAVEGYGAKITFCKPTQKEREDTQARIQKETGAAFIHPYNNFNVICGQGTASLELLEEFPNLDIVIAPVGGGGLLSGTLTYVKGFNPNIKVYGAEPINADDAFRSLRDKTIYPSVSPNTIADGLLTSLCELTYEIISKKCDGILTVSESGIVDAMRLVWERMKIIIEPSSAVPIAAIMEHPQYFTGKRVGVIISGGNVDLDGLPFGKSGS, encoded by the coding sequence ATGAGCACTCAAACCCCTTCAATCGAAAATGTAGTTAAGGCTTACGAAATTGTAAAAAAGTATGCCAATCGTACACCAATTCATCAATCACATAGCGTTAATTCTATTCTTAATACAAACCTTTTCCTGAAATGCGAAAACTTTCAAAAGGTAGGTGCATTTAAGTTTCGTGGCGCATCAAATGCGGTTTTTAGTTTATCAGATGAGGAGGCAAAGTTTGGGGTAACAACTCATAGTTCGGGGAATCATGCGGCTGCATTAGCCTTGGCTGCTTCAATGCGTGGAATCCCATCATTTATTGTTATGCCCGAGAATGCACCATCCATTAAGAAAAAAGCAGTTGAAGGGTATGGCGCAAAAATTACCTTCTGTAAACCAACGCAGAAGGAGAGGGAGGATACCCAAGCTAGAATTCAAAAAGAGACAGGTGCAGCTTTCATTCATCCTTACAATAATTTTAATGTGATATGTGGGCAGGGAACTGCCTCGCTTGAGCTGCTCGAAGAATTTCCAAATTTAGATATAGTTATTGCTCCTGTCGGTGGTGGTGGATTATTAAGCGGAACGCTTACATATGTTAAAGGGTTTAACCCAAACATTAAAGTTTATGGTGCTGAACCTATCAATGCAGATGATGCATTTCGATCACTTCGCGATAAAACCATTTATCCATCTGTAAGCCCAAATACCATAGCCGATGGCCTATTAACCTCTCTTTGCGAATTAACCTATGAGATTATTTCTAAAAAATGTGATGGTATTTTAACAGTATCCGAAAGTGGAATCGTTGATGCCATGCGACTTGTTTGGGAAAGGATGAAGATAATTATTGAACCATCTTCGGCAGTGCCAATTGCAGCAATTATGGAGCATCCACAATATTTTACAGGGAAACGGGTTGGTGTTATTATATCTGGTGGAAATGTAGATTTGGATGGTTTGCCCTTTGGAAAAAGTGGCTCTTAA
- a CDS encoding DUF2807 domain-containing protein, with protein sequence MKKLSFLLKIAAAFVLIIFLSNCASAQQRDVRKVSGFTGIGLSIAADIYLTQANDYKVEIEADADYLEKIETVVDGDVLKIKNKDHFNFEFHSKKVKIYISMPHVSSISISGSGDVLAQTAIKSEDLKIKISGSGNVKVENLSVKNLMLTISGSGDIKLAGTDVAESASYAISGSGDIDNENLQCKKVEIHVSGSGDVRVWAVDELNARVSGSGDVYYKGRPIVDAKTSGSGGIHSIK encoded by the coding sequence ATGAAAAAATTATCATTTTTACTTAAAATTGCGGCTGCATTTGTTCTAATCATTTTCCTTTCTAATTGTGCTAGCGCACAACAGCGTGATGTTCGTAAAGTATCTGGTTTTACAGGGATTGGTTTATCAATTGCTGCTGATATTTATCTAACCCAAGCAAACGATTATAAAGTTGAGATTGAAGCTGATGCCGACTACCTTGAGAAAATTGAAACCGTGGTTGATGGTGATGTTCTGAAGATTAAGAACAAGGATCATTTTAACTTTGAATTCCACTCAAAAAAGGTAAAGATTTATATTTCAATGCCTCATGTAAGTAGTATAAGTATATCTGGTTCAGGAGATGTTTTGGCTCAAACTGCAATTAAATCTGAGGATTTAAAAATCAAAATTAGCGGCAGTGGAAACGTAAAGGTTGAAAACTTATCGGTTAAAAATTTAATGCTCACCATTTCAGGTTCTGGTGATATAAAATTGGCTGGAACAGATGTTGCCGAAAGTGCTTCATATGCAATAAGTGGTTCAGGAGATATTGATAATGAAAATCTACAGTGTAAAAAAGTTGAGATTCATGTTAGTGGCTCAGGAGATGTTCGAGTTTGGGCTGTTGATGAACTTAATGCTCGTGTATCGGGTAGTGGCGATGTATACTACAAAGGACGTCCAATAGTTGATGCAAAAACTTCAGGCTCTGGTGGAATTCATTCTATAAAATAA
- a CDS encoding polysaccharide biosynthesis protein gives MSAPIKHTPRWIVFLIDLLICLFSLSIAYYVRFEFRIGESEMEALKIAIPILLFIRAITFLIFRTFAGLIRYTSAKDAERIFIVVTAGSLLLFVANLIYLKSFGTYIIPNSILVIDYFATSIILIGSRLAVKAIYYSIINDSSEQENIIIYGVDQFGVLTKKTLDRDAGTNFKVIGYIDPFNKNEGKKLEGISIYNTDKLDYLMQKHKISKLIIAKKSIDPVKKNKLVEKCFKYNVKALTVPDADTWINGELSLNQIKSIKIEDLLERQPIVLDKRRIQTDIKGRVVLISGSAGSIGSELVRQIARFNPKKIILFDNAETPLYDIDIELRETLHFFDFEIVIGSITNEYRIRKVFEAFKPSIVFHAAAFKHVPLMENNPSEAIHNNVYGTKVISDLAVEFGVDKFVMISTDKAVNPTNIMGASKRIAEIYIQTLNKHNSTRFITTRFGNVLGSNGSVIPRFKKQIENGGPVTITHPEVTRFFMTIPEACQLVLEAGAMGEGGEIFIFDMGKSVKIIDLAKKMIKLSGLTLGRDIQLNFTGLRPGEKLYEELLNNKENTISTHHPQIMVAKVREYDPMLIFNQINNLIENLPLHNNFKLVGLMKEIVPEFESQNSIFEELDRHKKFIVNDRTKAG, from the coding sequence ATGTCTGCACCAATTAAACACACCCCTAGGTGGATTGTATTTCTTATTGATCTTTTAATCTGTCTCTTTTCTTTAAGCATTGCTTACTACGTTAGATTTGAATTTCGAATTGGGGAATCTGAAATGGAAGCCCTAAAAATAGCTATACCTATATTACTTTTTATTAGAGCAATAACCTTTCTAATTTTCAGAACTTTTGCAGGATTAATTAGATACACTAGTGCGAAAGATGCTGAGAGAATTTTTATTGTTGTTACTGCGGGTAGCCTTCTTTTGTTCGTTGCAAACTTAATATACCTTAAATCTTTTGGAACATATATCATTCCTAACTCAATTTTGGTTATTGACTATTTTGCGACATCAATTATACTTATTGGATCTAGATTAGCTGTAAAAGCCATCTACTACAGTATTATAAATGATAGTTCTGAGCAAGAGAACATAATCATTTACGGAGTTGATCAATTTGGGGTGTTAACAAAGAAAACTTTAGATAGGGATGCGGGAACAAACTTTAAAGTTATCGGATATATCGATCCCTTTAATAAAAATGAGGGGAAAAAACTTGAAGGCATAAGTATTTACAATACTGATAAACTTGACTATTTAATGCAAAAGCATAAAATATCAAAACTTATCATTGCCAAAAAAAGTATTGATCCTGTTAAAAAGAATAAACTTGTTGAAAAGTGTTTTAAATACAATGTTAAAGCGTTAACTGTACCCGATGCCGATACCTGGATAAACGGGGAACTTAGTCTTAATCAAATTAAAAGCATCAAAATTGAAGACCTTCTTGAACGTCAACCCATTGTACTTGATAAAAGGAGGATTCAAACTGACATTAAAGGTCGAGTAGTATTGATTTCTGGCTCTGCAGGCTCAATTGGGAGCGAATTGGTTCGACAAATCGCCAGATTTAATCCAAAAAAGATTATTCTCTTTGATAATGCTGAAACCCCCCTTTACGATATTGATATCGAACTAAGAGAAACGTTACATTTTTTTGATTTTGAAATTGTTATAGGAAGTATCACAAATGAGTACCGAATCAGAAAGGTATTCGAAGCATTTAAGCCTTCAATTGTTTTTCATGCTGCAGCATTCAAGCATGTTCCTTTAATGGAAAATAACCCATCCGAAGCTATTCACAATAATGTTTATGGTACTAAGGTAATATCTGATTTAGCTGTGGAGTTTGGAGTTGATAAATTTGTTATGATTTCTACGGACAAGGCTGTTAATCCCACAAATATTATGGGTGCCAGCAAACGAATTGCCGAGATATATATTCAAACATTGAATAAACACAATTCAACACGTTTTATTACAACTCGATTTGGTAATGTTCTAGGTTCTAATGGTTCTGTAATTCCACGATTTAAAAAACAGATTGAAAATGGCGGACCCGTTACTATTACCCATCCTGAGGTAACTCGTTTTTTTATGACAATCCCAGAGGCTTGCCAGCTAGTCCTTGAAGCAGGAGCAATGGGTGAAGGGGGCGAAATCTTCATTTTCGATATGGGAAAATCTGTGAAAATTATCGATTTGGCGAAAAAGATGATTAAACTTTCTGGGCTAACCCTAGGAAGAGATATTCAACTAAATTTTACAGGATTACGCCCTGGTGAAAAACTTTACGAAGAACTTCTCAACAATAAAGAAAATACAATCTCAACACATCATCCACAGATAATGGTTGCAAAGGTCAGGGAGTATGACCCAATGCTAATCTTCAACCAAATCAACAACCTAATCGAAAACTTGCCATTACACAACAACTTTAAATTAGTTGGGTTGATGAAGGAGATTGTTCCTGAATTTGAGAGTCAAAACTCTATATTCGAAGAACTTGACCGCCATAAAAAATTTATAGTGAATGACAGAACAAAGGCCGGTTAA
- a CDS encoding 2,3,4,5-tetrahydropyridine-2,6-dicarboxylate N-succinyltransferase, protein MIETKAAIENIWENRSLLTNKESQEIIRGTIELLDKGEIRVAEPSEKGWIVNEWVKKAVILYFPIQEMNTIEVGPFEFHDKIKLKTGYKQLGVRIVPHAIARYGSYLAKGVIMMPSYVNIGAYVDEGTMVDTWATVGSCAQIGKNVHLSGGVGIGGVLEPVQAAPVIIEDGCFIGSRCIVVEGVRVGKQAVLGANVVLTMSTKIIDVTSNTPKEYKGVVPPRSVVIPGSYTKTFAAGDYQVPCALIIGERKESTDLKTSLNDALRDYGVSA, encoded by the coding sequence ATGATCGAAACAAAGGCAGCAATTGAAAATATTTGGGAAAACAGGAGCCTTCTTACAAATAAAGAATCACAAGAAATAATTAGAGGTACTATTGAACTCCTTGATAAGGGTGAGATTAGGGTTGCTGAACCTTCCGAGAAAGGATGGATTGTTAATGAATGGGTTAAGAAGGCTGTTATCCTCTATTTTCCAATTCAAGAGATGAATACAATTGAAGTTGGTCCATTTGAATTTCACGATAAAATAAAACTTAAAACAGGCTATAAACAATTGGGTGTTAGAATAGTTCCACATGCAATTGCCCGCTATGGTTCGTATTTAGCAAAAGGGGTAATAATGATGCCATCATACGTAAATATTGGTGCTTATGTTGATGAAGGTACTATGGTTGATACTTGGGCAACTGTGGGTTCTTGCGCTCAAATTGGAAAGAATGTTCACCTAAGCGGTGGTGTTGGAATTGGCGGTGTACTTGAACCTGTGCAAGCTGCGCCAGTTATTATTGAAGATGGTTGCTTTATTGGCTCACGATGTATAGTTGTTGAAGGGGTTAGGGTTGGCAAACAGGCTGTACTTGGAGCAAATGTTGTTCTTACTATGTCAACAAAAATTATTGATGTTACTAGCAATACTCCCAAAGAGTATAAAGGTGTTGTTCCTCCTCGCTCAGTTGTGATCCCTGGTTCTTACACTAAAACTTTTGCTGCTGGTGATTATCAAGTTCCATGTGCTCTTATAATAGGTGAGCGAAAAGAATCAACAGATCTTAAAACATCGCTCAACGATGCACTTAGAGATTATGGAGTAAGTGCTTAA
- a CDS encoding glycosyltransferase translates to MISWHPSINNNENSRFSIIIPTWNNLELLKLCIKSIEKNSAFKHQLVIHVNEGVDGTLEWVRQQGYDHTHSAENVGICWAVNACRSLVKTDYIVYMNDDMYFLPNWDLELWKEIESIPHKFFFLSSTIIEPKVSAHREIISPYDYGTNPENFKETELLRDYKTIKGEDWNGATWPPNIVHREIWDLIGGYSIEYYPGLYSDPDFSMKLYEAGVRHFKGVDASRAYHFGSKSTRRITMNNGSLQFLNKWGITSSAFTRYFLKRGQEYQGEIVVNPNDSGLKKSLLKGNIKRFLWLIKGTGKTIGKFSYNNTPSKEK, encoded by the coding sequence ATGATTAGCTGGCATCCCAGTATTAACAACAACGAGAATAGCAGATTTTCCATCATTATCCCAACATGGAATAATCTAGAACTGCTCAAACTTTGTATCAAAAGCATAGAGAAGAATTCTGCATTCAAGCATCAACTTGTAATCCACGTAAACGAGGGAGTTGATGGTACGCTTGAATGGGTACGTCAACAAGGATATGATCATACTCATAGTGCAGAAAACGTTGGGATTTGCTGGGCGGTAAATGCATGTAGATCGCTTGTTAAAACCGATTATATCGTTTACATGAACGATGATATGTACTTTTTACCCAACTGGGATCTTGAACTATGGAAAGAGATTGAAAGCATACCCCATAAGTTTTTCTTTTTATCCTCAACCATTATCGAACCTAAAGTCTCTGCTCATAGAGAAATAATTTCGCCCTATGATTATGGCACAAACCCAGAGAATTTCAAGGAAACTGAATTATTAAGAGATTATAAAACGATAAAAGGGGAAGATTGGAATGGGGCAACATGGCCTCCTAATATTGTCCATAGAGAAATCTGGGATCTTATTGGAGGGTATAGCATTGAGTATTATCCAGGGCTTTACTCCGACCCCGATTTTTCAATGAAACTCTACGAAGCAGGTGTTCGCCATTTTAAGGGCGTTGATGCTAGCCGTGCATACCATTTCGGCTCAAAATCAACCCGACGAATTACCATGAACAATGGCAGTTTGCAGTTCCTAAATAAATGGGGAATTACATCATCCGCTTTTACTCGGTATTTTTTAAAGAGAGGTCAAGAATATCAAGGTGAAATAGTTGTAAATCCTAATGATTCAGGTTTAAAAAAATCTCTATTGAAGGGAAATATTAAAAGATTTTTATGGCTAATTAAAGGAACTGGAAAAACAATAGGCAAATTTTCCTACAATAACACCCCATCAAAAGAGAAATAG
- a CDS encoding endonuclease/exonuclease/phosphatase family protein: MRKFLHRTLVTICILFATGLLFTYLSVYINPDKFWLAGLLGLAYPFLLIINLFFLVYWIIRWKRLFLIPIFTILLGTSHLLNFIQLPFGKKIENLNPSFNILSYNINLFRLYSWSNQTPSFSDISEFVKEKNVDIACFQEFFVVEGKLSEETISKELKMNSHIEYVIKSSNSNYGIATYSKFPIVGKGEIPFENTSNACIYTDIRVGVDTIRVYNCHLQSLKLKERNLSFLLNQNHKNESNIAEIKEISFKFRDALKKRADQVYMIMEDVRKCPYLVIICGDFNDSPISYTYHEMTKNMLDAFKEVGKGFANTYVRFFPYRIDYILHSKDLKAINFSSPRVDFSDHYPVLCSFELNNVAN; this comes from the coding sequence ATGCGCAAGTTTTTACATCGTACATTAGTAACAATTTGTATCCTATTTGCAACTGGACTTCTTTTCACCTACCTTTCAGTTTACATAAACCCTGATAAATTCTGGCTAGCAGGATTATTAGGATTGGCATATCCTTTTCTATTAATAATTAACCTGTTTTTCTTAGTTTACTGGATTATTCGATGGAAACGATTGTTCCTAATTCCAATTTTTACTATACTTCTAGGTACTAGTCATTTATTAAACTTTATTCAATTACCATTCGGAAAAAAAATTGAGAATCTAAACCCAAGTTTTAATATCCTTTCATACAATATCAATCTGTTTAGACTTTACTCATGGTCAAACCAAACCCCATCGTTTTCTGACATCTCCGAGTTTGTTAAAGAGAAAAATGTTGATATAGCCTGTTTTCAAGAATTTTTTGTGGTGGAAGGAAAATTAAGCGAGGAAACAATTAGTAAAGAGCTTAAAATGAACTCACATATTGAGTATGTGATTAAATCGAGCAACTCCAACTATGGTATAGCAACCTATAGCAAATTTCCTATTGTAGGTAAAGGAGAAATCCCTTTCGAAAATACTTCAAACGCTTGTATATACACCGATATTCGTGTAGGTGTGGACACTATAAGGGTTTATAATTGTCATTTGCAATCGCTAAAATTGAAGGAAAGGAATCTTAGTTTTCTGCTTAATCAAAACCATAAAAACGAGAGTAATATTGCTGAAATAAAAGAGATATCTTTTAAATTCCGTGATGCCTTAAAAAAGCGAGCAGATCAGGTTTATATGATAATGGAAGATGTTAGGAAATGTCCGTATCTTGTAATTATATGTGGAGATTTTAACGATTCCCCAATATCCTATACCTACCACGAGATGACCAAAAATATGCTTGACGCTTTTAAAGAGGTTGGAAAAGGATTTGCAAACACCTATGTTCGATTTTTCCCTTACAGAATCGACTATATCTTACATAGCAAAGATTTGAAAGCGATAAATTTCTCTAGCCCAAGGGTCGACTTCTCCGATCACTACCCGGTTCTATGTTCTTTTGAACTAAACAATGTGGCTAATTAA
- a CDS encoding rhomboid family intramembrane serine protease produces MSIAQEIKDSFKFGSNLTKIIYVNLAVFIVYNLIRVIFFLGGSPLGDSLAQYLAVPAYIPALLTKPWTIFTYMFFHEEFLHILFNMLLFYWFGMIFLEYMSQRKLVGVYIMGGLSGAAFYILLYNILGVFREMLPISAALGASASVLAVVIAISTLMPNMSINLMFIGPVKLKYLALFSIVLDIISIPVSNPGGHIAHLGGALFGYLFIVAGKSGVDLIKPISWLINLFSLKKKQRSHLKVSYQKSDIDYEYNRRKVENQVGLDKILDKIAKSGYDSLSKEEKEILFKFKDNSIN; encoded by the coding sequence ATGAGTATCGCACAGGAAATAAAGGATTCATTCAAGTTTGGGAGCAACCTTACAAAGATTATCTATGTAAATCTTGCTGTTTTTATTGTTTACAATTTAATTCGGGTGATTTTCTTTCTTGGAGGTTCACCCTTAGGCGATAGTCTAGCACAATACCTAGCCGTTCCTGCCTATATTCCTGCACTTTTAACCAAACCTTGGACCATTTTTACCTACATGTTCTTCCACGAGGAGTTCCTGCATATCTTATTCAACATGCTATTGTTTTACTGGTTTGGGATGATTTTCCTTGAGTACATGTCACAAAGGAAGTTGGTAGGGGTTTATATAATGGGTGGTTTATCGGGAGCAGCTTTTTACATTCTACTTTATAATATTCTGGGTGTATTTAGAGAAATGTTGCCAATTTCCGCTGCTTTAGGGGCATCAGCATCGGTGCTTGCAGTAGTTATAGCAATTTCTACATTGATGCCCAATATGAGCATCAACCTAATGTTTATTGGCCCTGTTAAGCTTAAATATTTAGCCCTATTTTCGATTGTGCTCGATATAATTAGCATTCCAGTTTCAAATCCTGGGGGTCATATTGCCCATTTAGGGGGTGCGCTATTTGGATATCTTTTTATAGTTGCGGGTAAAAGTGGTGTAGATCTTATTAAACCAATCAGCTGGTTGATAAATCTATTTAGTTTAAAGAAAAAACAACGCTCGCATTTAAAAGTGAGCTATCAAAAATCCGATATTGATTATGAATACAATAGACGCAAGGTAGAAAATCAAGTAGGCCTTGATAAAATATTGGATAAAATTGCCAAATCGGGCTATGATAGTCTTTCCAAAGAGGAGAAAGAGATACTTTTTAAGTTTAAGGATAATTCGATAAACTAG
- a CDS encoding glycosyltransferase produces MVKISAVIITLNEEKVIERCINSMQRVADEIIIVDSYSTDKTEEISRKLGAKFIQHPFNGYRDQKNFALQQATYDYVLSLDADEALSIELEESILKIKENWQHDAYKFNRLNYCCGQWIKHTDWYPDRKIRLLDRRKGEWCGANIHEVVEMKEGSKVGVLKGDLLHWTYNSYEQLVEVMNKYSTLSAKEYFNRGKKSSFIKIVISPLWRFIHSYFIRLGFLDGYGGFFVSISAAKLNQLKYVKLRHLYLANNSKLNHQHPLLAKEGFRIGFDAKRAFYNRSGLGNYSRNLIDSLAKTDNTNTFILFTPKIENRIILNQHTENNISIISPSKIYRKTFGSLWRSKFIVRDIKKQKINIYHGLSHELPYGIKKSGAKTVLTVHDLIFLRFPKFYGAVNVFIYKKKLEYACKVADKIVAISTQTKDDLIDFLKVDPKKIEVIYQSCNSVYQQKIGQEEFQSIQAKYNLPDRYLLYVGTIEERKNLLNIVKALKEKRVEMPLVVVGRKTEYFHKSVKPYLVDNRIDTIIFPEKVKNDELPAIYQNALCFVYPSIFEGFGIPILEALTSGIPVITSKGSCFEETGGLGSIYIDPQNPNEIGEAILKIIENQELRSDLTKHGIEHAKQFLPEVIADKFMNLYKSLL; encoded by the coding sequence ATGGTAAAAATATCGGCTGTTATCATCACCCTAAATGAAGAGAAAGTTATTGAGCGTTGTATTAACTCAATGCAAAGAGTGGCCGATGAAATTATAATTGTTGATTCCTACTCAACTGATAAAACCGAAGAGATTTCGAGAAAATTAGGGGCTAAATTTATTCAACACCCGTTCAATGGTTATCGTGACCAGAAGAACTTTGCCCTTCAGCAAGCCACCTACGATTACGTGTTATCTCTTGATGCCGATGAGGCATTATCAATTGAATTAGAAGAATCAATCCTCAAAATCAAAGAGAATTGGCAGCACGATGCTTACAAGTTTAACAGGCTTAACTATTGCTGCGGACAATGGATAAAACATACAGATTGGTATCCCGACAGAAAAATAAGGCTATTAGATAGAAGAAAAGGGGAATGGTGTGGCGCAAATATCCACGAAGTAGTAGAAATGAAAGAGGGTTCAAAGGTTGGCGTTCTAAAAGGTGATCTTCTACATTGGACATACAACTCCTACGAGCAGCTAGTTGAAGTAATGAATAAGTATAGCACCCTTTCAGCCAAAGAATATTTTAATAGAGGAAAAAAATCGAGTTTCATTAAAATTGTTATCAGCCCTCTTTGGCGGTTTATTCATTCATACTTTATTCGATTAGGATTTTTAGATGGCTATGGCGGATTTTTTGTCAGCATTTCAGCTGCAAAGCTAAACCAGCTGAAATACGTAAAACTTCGTCATCTCTATTTAGCCAACAACTCTAAGTTGAACCACCAACACCCATTGCTAGCAAAAGAGGGTTTTCGAATTGGATTTGATGCTAAACGTGCATTTTATAACAGGAGTGGACTTGGTAACTACAGCAGAAATCTAATCGATTCATTAGCGAAAACTGATAACACTAACACTTTTATCCTATTCACACCTAAAATAGAAAATAGGATAATCCTAAATCAACATACAGAAAACAACATTAGCATAATTTCCCCAAGCAAAATCTATCGCAAAACTTTTGGGTCATTATGGCGTAGTAAGTTTATTGTTAGGGATATCAAAAAACAAAAAATCAACATTTATCATGGTTTAAGCCATGAACTGCCCTACGGAATAAAAAAATCTGGTGCTAAAACTGTTCTAACTGTTCACGATCTCATTTTCCTGCGCTTTCCTAAATTTTATGGGGCAGTCAACGTTTTTATTTACAAGAAAAAATTGGAGTATGCCTGTAAAGTTGCCGATAAGATTGTAGCCATTAGCACTCAAACCAAGGATGATTTAATTGATTTCCTTAAAGTTGATCCCAAAAAGATAGAGGTAATATATCAAAGTTGTAATTCCGTATATCAACAGAAAATAGGCCAAGAAGAGTTTCAAAGTATTCAGGCAAAGTACAACCTCCCAGACAGATACCTACTTTATGTTGGAACTATTGAAGAGAGAAAAAATCTACTAAACATCGTTAAGGCTCTGAAAGAAAAAAGGGTTGAAATGCCATTGGTTGTGGTTGGTCGTAAAACAGAATATTTCCACAAATCAGTAAAACCATATCTGGTGGATAATAGAATAGATACCATTATTTTCCCCGAAAAGGTTAAAAATGATGAACTTCCAGCAATCTACCAAAATGCTTTATGCTTTGTATACCCATCGATATTTGAAGGGTTTGGAATACCAATATTGGAAGCTTTAACTTCAGGAATACCTGTAATTACAAGTAAAGGCAGCTGTTTCGAGGAAACTGGCGGTTTAGGAAGTATTTATATAGATCCTCAAAACCCCAATGAAATAGGAGAAGCAATCCTAAAAATTATTGAAAATCAAGAGCTAAGATCTGATTTAACTAAACATGGGATTGAACATGCTAAACAGTTCTTGCCCGAAGTTATAGCAGATAAGTTTATGAATTTATATAAATCCCTACTATAA
- a CDS encoding glycosyltransferase family 2 protein, whose amino-acid sequence MKVCGFTIVRNAIKYSYPVVESIRSILPICDKVVVAVGNSDDGTLELIKSIHPDKITIIETVWDDTLRAGGQVLAVETNKALDAIAEDFDWCFYIQADEVVHEKYLPIIRNEMNRWLNHPKVEGLLFKYLHFWGTFDFVGVSRKWYRREIRIVRNDKKIRSFKDAQGFRKEDRKLNVKLIDAYIYHYGWVRPPEVIKNKMRSFHALYHSDTALEEKVTEVADFDYSEIDAVKRFNDTHPKIMGDLVKNLNWHVQIDESKIKFNFKGYILFWIEKFFGYRLFEYKNYRIIP is encoded by the coding sequence ATGAAAGTTTGCGGTTTTACCATTGTTCGAAATGCCATCAAATATAGCTACCCTGTAGTAGAATCAATAAGATCTATTCTACCAATTTGCGACAAAGTTGTAGTTGCAGTTGGAAACTCCGATGATGGAACTCTCGAATTAATTAAAAGCATCCACCCCGATAAAATTACTATTATAGAAACGGTTTGGGACGATACCCTCAGAGCCGGCGGACAGGTTCTTGCTGTTGAAACCAATAAAGCTCTGGATGCTATAGCAGAGGATTTCGATTGGTGCTTCTATATTCAGGCCGATGAGGTGGTTCACGAAAAGTATCTACCAATAATTAGAAACGAAATGAACCGCTGGTTGAACCACCCAAAAGTAGAGGGGTTGCTTTTCAAGTATTTACACTTCTGGGGTACTTTCGATTTTGTTGGTGTTAGTAGGAAATGGTATCGTAGGGAAATTAGAATTGTAAGGAATGATAAAAAGATAAGATCTTTTAAGGATGCCCAAGGTTTTAGAAAAGAGGATAGAAAGTTAAATGTAAAACTTATTGATGCTTATATCTATCACTATGGCTGGGTTAGACCTCCAGAGGTAATCAAGAACAAAATGAGAAGTTTTCATGCGTTATATCACTCCGACACGGCACTTGAAGAAAAAGTGACTGAGGTAGCCGATTTTGATTATTCGGAGATTGATGCAGTAAAACGATTCAACGATACACATCCCAAGATTATGGGGGATTTGGTGAAAAATCTGAACTGGCACGTACAAATCGATGAAAGTAAAATAAAGTTTAATTTTAAGGGTTACATTCTCTTTTGGATTGAGAAATTTTTTGGCTATAGACTATTTGAATACAAAAACTACAGAATCATACCATAA